In Rhinolophus ferrumequinum isolate MPI-CBG mRhiFer1 chromosome 7, mRhiFer1_v1.p, whole genome shotgun sequence, the following proteins share a genomic window:
- the FAM170A gene encoding protein FAM170A isoform X1, whose translation MKQRQKRKHLENEEAQETAEKGGGIRRLHRDSPQPRSPPAQVQEQGETAPLSPHVSFSSPSSYKTCVSSLCVSKEGRGLKIYYMQVRMKKGVAVSWDTEQTSESLGKQPRMEEVNLPEDVRVGTPPSDVSTRNLLSDSEPSGEEKEHEERAESDNPPGSSTVEERPRAKTPDWLVTVETGFRCMACCRVFSTLEILQEHVQFGIREGFSCHVFHLTMAQRTGSVDSESTQEEEEEENEEEEEEEEEKQEEKEKEEEQPAAEDPDMKRPWSQCPGFVFHSPKDRNN comes from the exons GAATCCGGAGATTACATCGAGACAGTCCCCAGCCTAGATCCCCCCCAGCCCAGGTTCAGGAACAAGGGGAGACTGCTCCCCTCTCACCACATGTATCCTTCTCGTCCCCTTCATCCTATAAGACCTGTGTGTCCTCTCTGTGTGTAAGCAAAGAGGGAAGGGGCCTGAAAATATACTACATGCAGGTACGAATGAAAAAGGGTGTGGCTGTCTCCTGGGACACAGAGCAAACCTCGGAGTCACTAGGAAAGCAGCCGAGGATGGAAGAGGTGAACCTTCCTGAGGACGTGCGAGTAGGTACTCCCCCCTCTGATGTATCCACCAGAAACCTCCTGTCTGACAGTGAGCCCAGCGGGGAGGAGAAAGAGCATGAAGAAAGAGCAGAGTCAGACAACCCACCAGGGTCCTCCACAGTTGAGGAGAGACCCAGGGCCAAGACACCTGACTGGCTGGTGACCGTGGAGACTGGCTTCAGGTGCATGGCCTGCTGCCGGGTCTTCTCCACCTTGGAGATCCTCCAGGAGCACGTACAGTTCGGGATCAGGGAGGGTTTCAGCTGCCATGTCTTCCATCTCACCATGGCTCAGCGGACAGGCAGTGTGGACTCAGAGAGtacccaggaggaagaggaggaggagaatgaggaggaagaggaggaggaagaagagaagcaagaagaaaaggagaaggaggaggagcagccCGCGGCAGAAGACCCTGATATGAAGAGGCCCTGGAGCCAATGTCCAGGCTTTGTGTTTCATTCTCCAAAGGACAGGAA CAACTGA